From the genome of Rhodohalobacter sp. SW132, one region includes:
- a CDS encoding CcmD family protein has translation MKTAASAVKDLQESSVDTLTSSYSDQWTAMENTEQASAFVQFMSSNDLIFVVLGVSLIIWFVLLFFMIRVDKKVAKLEKTLEQDSEK, from the coding sequence ATGAAAACAGCAGCATCAGCAGTAAAAGATTTACAGGAATCGTCCGTTGATACACTCACGTCGAGTTACTCAGATCAATGGACTGCCATGGAAAACACAGAGCAGGCATCTGCATTTGTGCAATTCATGAGTTCAAATGATCTCATTTTTGTTGTGCTGGGAGTCAGCCTGATCATTTGGTTCGTACTGCTCTTTTTCATGATAAGAGTAGATAAAAAAGTAGCTAAACTCGAAAAAACGTTAGAACAAGATTCTGAAAAATGA
- the ytxJ gene encoding bacillithiol system redox-active protein YtxJ, protein MKSIRSWFSGTDTPENSHWSALKTNESVDELIGNREKPQIIYKHSYRCAVSIFSKRSLETGLDDLAGIADLHLVDVVSLRPVSAYITEKTGIRHESPQVILLHNGAPFWSASHGNVKLKNLQDALDELL, encoded by the coding sequence ATGAAATCAATCCGTTCGTGGTTTAGTGGCACGGATACGCCTGAAAACAGTCACTGGTCTGCCCTTAAGACGAATGAATCTGTGGATGAACTCATCGGAAACCGTGAGAAACCGCAGATTATTTACAAGCATAGTTACAGGTGTGCAGTGTCGATATTTTCCAAACGAAGCCTGGAAACGGGTTTGGATGATCTGGCCGGGATTGCCGATCTTCATTTAGTGGATGTGGTATCGTTGCGTCCGGTATCAGCTTACATTACTGAAAAAACCGGGATCCGGCATGAATCCCCTCAGGTGATATTGCTCCACAACGGTGCGCCGTTTTGGAGTGCATCACACGGAAATGTTAAGCTGAAAAATCTGCAGGATGCACTTGATGAGCTGTTGTAA
- the mtnA gene encoding S-methyl-5-thioribose-1-phosphate isomerase, with amino-acid sequence MSSSENVFESIRWDGESLVIIDQTKLPGEENYLELKTAEDVRNAIRRLSVRGAPAIGISGAYGFYLGIKDLETEIDNQFLKACRRVADSLNSARPTAVNLSWALNKLMDQVERGVRDGQNTDEIKKSVLADAVQIHDEDRELCRSIGEKGLQLFDQPKRVLTHCNTGGLATGQFGTALSCITHAHNAGNINQVWVDETRPLLQGARLTTWELRKAGVPHSLIVDSAAGFLMQRGEVDLVILGADRISRNGDTANKIGTYTLAVLAKENGIPFYVAAPYSTFDLSLASGDDIEIELRDEEEVTALNGHPISPGQTSAYNPAFDITPHRYISGIITERGIIYPDFEKNVVRMMNRAPA; translated from the coding sequence ATGAGCAGTTCAGAAAACGTATTTGAATCGATACGGTGGGATGGCGAATCCCTGGTAATTATCGATCAAACCAAATTGCCCGGAGAGGAGAATTATCTCGAGTTGAAAACGGCTGAGGATGTGCGAAACGCCATCCGGAGATTAAGTGTACGGGGTGCCCCGGCAATTGGAATTTCGGGGGCATACGGTTTTTATCTCGGTATTAAAGATTTGGAAACTGAGATAGACAATCAATTCTTAAAAGCGTGCCGAAGGGTAGCTGACTCACTAAACTCTGCCAGGCCAACAGCGGTAAATTTGTCGTGGGCGCTAAATAAGCTGATGGATCAGGTTGAACGAGGCGTGCGTGACGGGCAAAATACTGATGAAATTAAGAAAAGTGTTCTGGCTGATGCCGTTCAGATCCATGATGAGGACCGCGAACTTTGCAGATCGATCGGAGAAAAAGGACTGCAGCTTTTTGATCAGCCGAAACGGGTACTCACACATTGCAATACAGGCGGTCTTGCCACCGGTCAGTTTGGCACGGCGCTCTCCTGCATTACGCACGCTCACAATGCAGGAAATATAAATCAGGTGTGGGTTGATGAGACTCGTCCGCTTCTGCAGGGCGCACGGCTGACAACCTGGGAGTTGAGAAAAGCCGGAGTACCGCACTCCCTGATTGTGGATTCTGCGGCTGGATTTTTAATGCAAAGGGGAGAGGTAGACCTGGTTATTCTGGGCGCTGACCGAATTTCGCGAAATGGCGATACGGCAAACAAAATCGGAACGTACACGCTGGCTGTTCTGGCGAAAGAGAACGGCATCCCGTTTTATGTGGCGGCACCCTATTCTACGTTTGACCTTTCTCTTGCGTCGGGAGATGATATCGAAATAGAATTACGTGATGAGGAGGAAGTCACTGCACTAAACGGGCATCCGATTTCTCCGGGTCAGACCAGCGCCTACAACCCTGCATTTGATATCACCCCGCACCGATATATATCCGGCATAATCACCGAGAGAGGAATTATATATCCCGATTTTGAAAAAAATGTGGTTAGGATGATGAATCGTGCACCCGCTTGA
- the glmM gene encoding phosphoglucosamine mutase: protein MALMISVSGIRGIFGSHLTPENIIRFTAAYGTWLDGGTVVVGRDSRVTGQICEDLVCATLQSVGCDVIKTGIVPTPTVAMGVLKHAAQGGLIITASHNPAQWNALKMLNEKSEFLDPEQGKKVIEIAENGEFNYKPYDQIGRIITDTELIDSHIQKILALPYIDSETIKKSKFTVAVDAVNGAGSEALPQLLEALGVSVHKLHCEPTGIFPHNPEPLPEHLEEICNFVRDNDCDLGVVTDPDGDRLALVDENGKLFGEEYTQVAAFDFMLEKNPGDTATNLSSSRAADDISEKHGQTCHRASVGEINVVKVMQEKEAVISGEGNGGVINPDLHAGRDALVGTAMILQLLAERKIKASAYRDSLPDYKMVKQKIQLSDLGMDADELLEKVAETFKNEEVNTLDGVKIDFSEGWVHFRKSNTEPIVRVYSEGKSEEDARSLADKVLDVIR, encoded by the coding sequence ATGGCATTAATGATTTCAGTATCCGGAATTCGCGGAATTTTCGGCTCACACCTTACTCCGGAAAACATCATCCGATTTACGGCCGCTTACGGCACCTGGCTTGACGGCGGTACGGTTGTCGTGGGAAGAGATTCAAGAGTAACCGGCCAAATCTGCGAAGATCTCGTCTGTGCAACACTCCAGAGTGTTGGATGTGATGTTATAAAAACCGGTATCGTACCCACTCCAACTGTTGCCATGGGAGTGCTGAAACATGCGGCGCAGGGTGGTTTGATTATAACAGCGAGCCATAATCCGGCCCAATGGAATGCCCTGAAAATGCTGAACGAGAAAAGTGAATTTCTCGACCCGGAACAGGGAAAAAAGGTGATCGAAATTGCAGAAAACGGGGAGTTCAATTACAAACCGTATGACCAGATCGGGAGGATTATCACCGATACGGAGTTGATTGACTCCCATATTCAGAAAATTCTCGCACTCCCCTATATTGATTCAGAGACTATTAAAAAGAGTAAATTCACTGTTGCTGTTGATGCTGTAAACGGTGCCGGATCAGAAGCCCTTCCTCAATTGCTTGAGGCGCTTGGTGTTTCTGTGCACAAACTCCACTGCGAACCAACCGGTATTTTCCCTCACAACCCGGAGCCGCTGCCCGAACATCTTGAAGAGATCTGCAATTTTGTGCGCGATAATGATTGCGATCTCGGAGTGGTTACAGATCCCGATGGCGACCGGCTTGCGCTCGTTGATGAAAACGGAAAACTTTTTGGAGAAGAGTACACACAGGTTGCTGCGTTTGATTTTATGCTTGAAAAAAATCCGGGCGATACCGCAACCAACCTCTCCTCATCACGAGCTGCAGATGATATTTCCGAAAAACATGGACAGACCTGTCACCGCGCTTCTGTGGGCGAAATCAATGTTGTGAAAGTGATGCAGGAAAAAGAGGCCGTAATCAGCGGCGAAGGCAATGGCGGTGTGATCAATCCTGATCTCCATGCCGGCCGCGATGCGCTTGTCGGCACAGCAATGATTCTTCAGCTGCTGGCAGAGCGAAAAATTAAAGCCTCTGCCTATCGCGATTCGCTGCCCGACTACAAGATGGTGAAACAAAAAATCCAGCTTTCCGATCTGGGAATGGATGCCGATGAACTGCTTGAAAAAGTTGCCGAAACATTTAAAAATGAAGAGGTAAATACACTTGACGGTGTGAAGATAGACTTCAGCGAAGGTTGGGTTCACTTCCGAAAATCGAATACGGAGCCGATTGTGCGAGTTTACAGTGAAGGAAAAAGCGAAGAGGATGCCCGTTCACTGGCAGACAAAGTTCTGGATGTGATTCGGTAA
- a CDS encoding PH domain-containing protein, whose amino-acid sequence MTSRQGKATRIYEAQFEPRIKTYINICVIAGLAATVFGIILIPVWLIAGRAYLNKYFEGLHCELTTRALHFKKGVLFTTERTIPLDKIQDLAFKEGPVLRYFGLSSLQIETAGQSAANAVDMKLTGIIDSEGFRKKVMDQRDEVTFHHASAPVEDSKTGHSLEPLLSEISETLKRIESNQRL is encoded by the coding sequence ATGACGTCACGCCAGGGAAAAGCAACACGAATTTATGAAGCTCAATTCGAGCCGAGGATCAAAACGTATATCAATATCTGTGTGATCGCGGGGTTAGCAGCCACAGTATTTGGAATTATTTTGATACCGGTCTGGCTGATAGCCGGCCGCGCCTACCTGAATAAATATTTTGAAGGTCTTCACTGTGAATTAACAACCCGCGCTCTCCATTTCAAAAAAGGAGTTTTGTTTACCACAGAGCGAACCATACCGCTGGATAAAATTCAGGATCTGGCATTCAAGGAAGGCCCGGTTTTACGTTACTTTGGGTTAAGTTCACTTCAAATTGAAACAGCTGGCCAAAGTGCTGCAAATGCTGTGGATATGAAGCTGACTGGTATTATCGATTCCGAAGGTTTCAGAAAAAAGGTGATGGATCAGCGGGATGAAGTCACTTTTCACCACGCTTCAGCCCCGGTTGAGGATTCGAAGACTGGTCATTCTCTCGAACCCTTATTGTCAGAGATTTCCGAGACTCTAAAGCGAATTGAATCGAATCAGCGTTTATAA
- the truA gene encoding tRNA pseudouridine(38-40) synthase TruA, whose amino-acid sequence MQRWKLTFEYDGTKFSGWQKQPRGRTVEQVIEEALSTLFQFDVDIAGQGRTDAGVHAMAQTAHADLPDETERNRFIHAMRGLLPPDVAMTDAVLADPGFHARFHALSRSYLYRIMERKSPLRRHYSWNCGYEIERNVLKKLAGKVLGAHDFRNFCIPPEVENMTTICTVSQSYWFENDGMLCYRVQANRFLRHMVRRLTGAMVREATGKAETGKFEDLLRGEEVRQKAYSAPSHGLCLEYVEYPEKIKL is encoded by the coding sequence ATGCAACGCTGGAAGCTAACCTTTGAATACGACGGAACTAAATTTAGCGGCTGGCAAAAACAGCCCAGGGGTCGAACCGTTGAGCAGGTTATCGAGGAGGCACTTTCAACTCTTTTTCAGTTTGATGTGGATATTGCCGGCCAGGGCCGAACAGATGCCGGAGTACATGCCATGGCTCAGACCGCCCACGCCGATCTTCCCGATGAAACTGAGAGAAACCGCTTCATCCATGCCATGCGCGGACTTCTTCCTCCTGATGTAGCCATGACGGATGCCGTTCTGGCTGATCCCGGTTTCCATGCCCGATTTCATGCACTGTCCAGATCATATCTTTATCGGATCATGGAGAGAAAATCACCGCTGCGAAGGCATTATTCATGGAATTGCGGATACGAAATCGAAAGGAATGTTCTCAAAAAACTTGCTGGTAAAGTATTGGGGGCACATGATTTCAGGAATTTCTGTATCCCTCCTGAAGTTGAGAATATGACAACTATTTGTACGGTATCGCAGAGCTATTGGTTTGAAAATGACGGAATGCTTTGCTACCGCGTACAAGCGAACCGGTTTTTAAGGCATATGGTCCGACGGCTGACAGGTGCAATGGTGCGAGAAGCAACCGGCAAAGCGGAGACAGGGAAATTTGAAGATTTATTAAGGGGTGAAGAAGTCAGACAAAAAGCCTACTCTGCACCGTCACATGGATTATGCCTTGAATACGTTGAATATCCAGAAAAAATAAAGTTGTAG
- a CDS encoding cytochrome c maturation protein CcmE — MNIKLYLGIGAIVLFTSLLMYNFGNSIDTYVNFIEAEHRPSSHVVGVWDDSEEWGFSRERMQFSFHMKDEDGNVRRVVYPRPKPNNFEQATQLVVIGEMRNNTFYANDMLMKCPSKYNDASEIEFTSAEEG; from the coding sequence ATGAACATTAAGCTATATTTGGGAATAGGGGCTATTGTACTGTTTACATCTCTTTTGATGTATAACTTTGGTAATAGTATCGATACATACGTTAATTTTATTGAAGCGGAACATCGTCCGTCATCTCATGTGGTTGGCGTTTGGGATGATTCCGAGGAATGGGGCTTCTCCCGTGAGAGGATGCAATTTTCATTTCATATGAAAGATGAAGATGGAAATGTGCGCCGTGTTGTATATCCGCGGCCAAAACCGAATAATTTCGAGCAGGCCACTCAATTGGTGGTAATTGGCGAGATGCGGAACAACACGTTCTATGCAAATGACATGCTGATGAAGTGCCCGTCTAAGTACAACGATGCCAGTGAGATAGAATTTACAAGCGCTGAAGAAGGTTAA
- a CDS encoding heme lyase CcmF/NrfE family subunit, giving the protein MTGTIGHIFLAASFIASIAAMIAYSYAAYSNNKKIERVSNWLWGTKGVTLLISSGILIYLIMTHQFQYYYVWNYTSLDLETQYLFSAFYGGQEGSFMLWIICSFVVGIGLIKWTRTPYKAPVMAVMALTQVFLLSMVVGWNFFGINIGASPFRTIAMEMPNAPFIQANPDFVPADGSGLNDLLKSPWMMIHPPIIFVGFAMMTVPFAFAIASLWTKTYHEWIKPALPWTLAANLSLLTAIFLGGYWAYETLSFGGYWAWDPVENASLVPWLIGTAGIHAMIIQRKSSRAHKASIFLSILAYIAIVYQTFLTRSGVLGEQSVHSFVDLGLYGQLLLFILVMTFLGIGFYLYRYRELPSPEKESTVLSREFMTFTGSMLLLIMGLVIIFGTSSPIIGRFFVDNPTPPEISFYNNWSMPIAIIMAFFTVIGQHLFWKRYTWESLAGILVVPLLLTSIASILSIILGDVRNIYYMVFIFAAWFAVFGNGAILFDLLKRKPKLIGGSLNHIGFGVLLLGIIASSVYTEPLLDQRAADYNARIAQGDVYDEEGFPVTQPVEMFELEIDRPKLINERWMVTYEGYEVSDSPRPGQQSYRVRFEPVDGGSPFYMDPVVYPMLTTSSRDNIEWSVDPHVRSGLLSDIYFYVAGSRYVANENERVERQNQLLPVSGNEEPQDDTQKVELTRGETVEAGDFSLSFVDFRPASEEHLPDNTQVGIRALIRVENISSGRAYEVEPLFAVYTEEGRSFTYSPGLAIDAWEMEVQFSRLIPEDESIELTINGTLEDFEEDWILVVAEIKPFVSVVWLGTFLLMGGFTISIFRHWSREKKTQENYSDDESEE; this is encoded by the coding sequence ATGACAGGTACAATCGGGCACATTTTTCTTGCGGCGTCGTTTATTGCTTCAATTGCCGCAATGATCGCCTATTCCTACGCGGCATACAGCAACAACAAAAAAATTGAGCGTGTTTCAAACTGGCTTTGGGGAACTAAGGGAGTCACCCTGCTGATCTCCTCAGGTATTCTTATCTACCTGATTATGACCCATCAGTTTCAATACTATTATGTATGGAACTATACCAGCCTCGATTTGGAGACTCAATATCTCTTTTCTGCTTTTTATGGCGGACAGGAGGGGAGTTTTATGCTCTGGATTATATGCTCCTTTGTCGTTGGAATCGGGCTGATAAAGTGGACACGAACCCCATATAAAGCTCCGGTGATGGCGGTGATGGCTCTCACACAGGTTTTTCTCCTCTCCATGGTGGTTGGATGGAACTTTTTTGGAATCAACATCGGTGCATCTCCCTTCAGAACGATCGCAATGGAAATGCCCAACGCACCATTTATCCAGGCTAATCCGGATTTTGTTCCAGCTGACGGTTCCGGTCTGAATGATCTGCTGAAAAGTCCCTGGATGATGATTCACCCGCCGATTATTTTTGTCGGCTTTGCTATGATGACGGTTCCTTTTGCGTTTGCAATCGCATCACTCTGGACAAAAACCTATCACGAATGGATTAAACCTGCGTTACCGTGGACTCTCGCAGCAAACCTTTCACTGCTTACTGCAATTTTTCTTGGCGGATACTGGGCATATGAAACTCTCTCGTTTGGCGGATACTGGGCCTGGGATCCCGTAGAAAATGCATCCCTGGTGCCGTGGCTGATCGGAACTGCGGGAATTCACGCCATGATTATCCAGAGGAAAAGCTCAAGGGCGCACAAAGCCTCAATATTTTTATCCATTCTGGCCTACATTGCGATTGTATATCAAACCTTTTTAACGCGTTCAGGCGTACTGGGTGAACAATCTGTGCACAGTTTTGTGGATCTTGGGTTGTACGGTCAACTTTTGCTATTCATCTTAGTGATGACATTCCTCGGAATCGGTTTTTATCTCTACCGGTACAGAGAGCTGCCAAGCCCTGAAAAAGAGTCTACGGTTTTGAGCCGCGAGTTCATGACGTTTACCGGGTCAATGCTGCTATTGATTATGGGGCTTGTAATTATATTTGGAACCAGTTCACCAATCATCGGGCGATTTTTCGTTGATAATCCCACACCTCCGGAAATTTCGTTCTACAATAACTGGAGCATGCCTATTGCCATTATCATGGCGTTCTTCACTGTGATTGGCCAGCATCTTTTCTGGAAAAGATATACATGGGAATCCCTTGCCGGAATTTTAGTCGTCCCGCTGCTTCTTACGTCCATCGCCTCAATACTTTCGATAATTCTGGGTGATGTAAGAAACATCTATTATATGGTATTTATTTTTGCGGCCTGGTTTGCCGTGTTTGGTAACGGTGCAATACTGTTTGATCTGTTAAAACGAAAGCCGAAACTGATCGGGGGCTCATTAAACCATATCGGTTTTGGTGTGCTGCTGCTCGGGATAATCGCATCATCTGTATATACCGAACCGCTGCTCGATCAGCGCGCTGCAGACTACAATGCAAGAATAGCCCAGGGTGATGTGTATGATGAAGAAGGATTCCCGGTCACTCAGCCGGTGGAGATGTTTGAGCTGGAGATTGATCGTCCAAAACTGATAAACGAACGCTGGATGGTTACCTATGAAGGGTATGAAGTATCCGATTCTCCCCGCCCCGGGCAGCAATCATACCGGGTCAGGTTCGAGCCTGTAGACGGTGGAAGTCCTTTTTATATGGACCCGGTGGTTTACCCGATGCTTACAACCTCGTCCAGGGATAACATCGAGTGGTCGGTAGATCCGCATGTACGAAGCGGCTTGCTTAGCGATATTTACTTTTATGTAGCCGGCAGCCGGTATGTAGCAAATGAAAATGAGCGGGTTGAACGCCAGAATCAATTGCTGCCTGTCTCAGGAAATGAGGAGCCGCAAGACGATACACAGAAAGTAGAACTTACGCGAGGGGAAACCGTCGAAGCGGGTGATTTTTCTTTATCTTTTGTTGATTTCAGGCCGGCATCAGAAGAGCATCTGCCCGATAATACACAGGTTGGAATTCGTGCGCTCATACGTGTAGAAAACATTTCGAGCGGGCGCGCCTACGAAGTTGAACCGCTTTTTGCTGTATATACAGAAGAGGGCAGGAGTTTTACCTATTCACCCGGTCTGGCGATTGATGCGTGGGAGATGGAAGTACAGTTTTCACGGTTGATTCCCGAGGATGAATCGATCGAACTGACGATCAACGGAACCCTTGAAGATTTCGAAGAAGACTGGATTCTCGTAGTCGCAGAAATCAAACCGTTTGTATCGGTCGTATGGCTCGGGACATTTCTGCTGATGGGCGGGTTTACCATTTCGATTTTCCGACACTGGTCTCGGGAGAAGAAAACACAGGAGAACTATTCGGATGATGAATCTGAAGAATAA
- the ccsA gene encoding cytochrome c biogenesis protein CcsA, which yields MQVWKYIVAVWMTLVITVGFLISIPHIPILEETARNLFLHVPMWFTMMIAFGMAFVFSIRYLNSEDLKWDRKAETATAVGLTFGICGLLTGALWARFTWGTWWTFAEPRMNLSALSMLIFVAYFILRSAFNNNVKKAKISAVYNIFGVTTVPFLLYIIPRQLPSLHPGAEGNPAFSDMTAPELRLIFYPAVIGFIGLAIWMMDIMNRYKKIKDRTTAQV from the coding sequence TTGCAAGTCTGGAAGTATATCGTAGCCGTTTGGATGACATTGGTCATCACAGTCGGATTCTTAATATCCATACCACACATTCCAATTCTGGAAGAAACGGCCCGGAATTTATTTCTGCATGTACCGATGTGGTTTACGATGATGATTGCTTTTGGAATGGCTTTCGTTTTCAGTATTCGATATTTGAATAGTGAGGATCTGAAGTGGGATCGAAAAGCAGAAACAGCAACTGCAGTCGGGCTTACATTTGGTATCTGCGGACTCCTGACCGGAGCACTCTGGGCACGTTTTACCTGGGGAACCTGGTGGACGTTTGCAGAGCCCCGTATGAATCTTTCTGCACTCTCAATGCTTATTTTTGTGGCCTATTTTATTTTGCGTTCCGCATTTAACAACAATGTAAAAAAGGCGAAAATCTCGGCTGTGTACAATATTTTTGGAGTTACAACCGTACCTTTCCTCTTATACATCATCCCAAGGCAGCTTCCAAGTCTGCACCCCGGGGCAGAAGGTAATCCGGCATTCAGCGACATGACCGCACCCGAGCTTCGGCTTATATTTTACCCGGCAGTTATCGGTTTTATCGGGCTGGCAATCTGGATGATGGACATTATGAACAGATATAAAAAAATTAAAGACCGCACGACCGCTCAGGTATGA